GTGCGGCATGGTCACCGACCACTGTGAAGCGACTGTTGTGCTCCAGCCGGATTGCTGGGCTCAGAAGCCACAACGGCAAGGTTGCTGGCCCGGCCGTGTGGCCAGCCATTGTCGACGCGGACCTCGCCGCAAGGGCCCGCGTGATCCTCGAGGCGGGAAGAGGCACCGCGCCGGCCCCCGGCCGTCGGCACCTGCTGACCGGCTTCGTCTACTGCGGTCGCTGCGAGGTGCCTTTCACGTCAGCACCGGTTCTGCGGAAGGGGATCAGGTATCACCGGTACGCGTGCCCACCAGACCGCGGCGGTTGCGGTCGCTGCGGCATCTCCGGTGCCCGCCTAGATGAACTGGTGCTCGCGGACGTGATCGAGGTGCTGGGCACCGCCGACCTGAGTGCAGCGGTGGCCGACATCGGCACCGACCACCAGGCCGACCCGTCGTCAGCGGTGAGGGAGATCGAGGCCCGCCAGACCGAGTTGGCCGAGATGTTCGCCGCGGCCGAGATCACCCGCACCGAGTGGACCACGGCCCGTGACGCGCTGGAACGCCGCCTCGAGGTGGCCCGCTCCGAGGTGGTGGACGCTGCCGTCCAGCGGAGGGCGGGAACTGTGTTGGCTGGGGTCGACGACCTCGCCGCTGCCCTCGAGGTGATGACGCTGGATCAACGGCGAGCGGTGATTGCCAGCGTGGTCGACCGAGTCGTGATCGCGCCGACCACGAAGGCGAACAACCAGTTCGACCCGTCGCGGGTCTCGATCACCTGGAAGGCGTGACCCTGGCCCTCTGCCAGAGCGGCCCCTCGATCTCCACCGGTGCGGTGATGGACACGGAACCGCCAGGGTGCGCCTCGGCTAGCGCCCGCATCTTGGCTTCCCTCACCTGCTCTACGCCCTTGCACCGGGGGCACGTGAACGAGTGCCAGTCCTCGTGAGCGATGTTGAGGACGGGACCGCTCATGGCCTTCTCGTGTTGCACTCCCTTAGCGGGGATGAAGTCGACACCGGACGGTATGTACCCACCGTCTGATGGCCACGCGAGCACAAGGCGTTTGCGGCACGTCGGGCACGTGATCGACGTGGCTTCCCCGATGCCCAGCCGGTCGCGTACCGGTGGAGTCCTACGGGATCGGTTGCGTGCCATGCCCACGAATACTACTGTCGTAATTACAAGTTGTCAGGCTCCCTCAAGTAGAGGTTGCAGCTAGGCGAATCTGAGGGCACGCAGCCGAGGCGGCCCGCCGTCCTTCCCTCCCAAGGGGACCGGGACCGGATTGGAGTTCCCATGACTCGGCCCTCTCCCCTGAAAGCGGCATGCGCCGCCGCGCTCACGATCAGGGATGTTGCAGCGGAAGTCGGCTGCACCGACCAGGTGATGTACCAAGTGTCGACAGGCCGCGTAGAGCCGTGGCCCAAGCTGCGCAAAGACCTGGCCGACGTGTTCGGTTACGACCCGTTCGCCGCTGGCAGCGGGGGTGCAGCATGAACCGGTCAACGCGCAACCTCACCGCGGAACGTGCCGCCCAAGGTCTGCCCGCCACCGTCAAGGACCGCGAAGCACTACAGCGGGTCGCTGTCATGGTGGCCGCTGCAACCTGTCGGAAGGCGTCATGACGCGGCACGACCCCGCCGAAGCGGGGCCGAGCGAGCAGCGTGGTGGCTGCGATCAGGATACACCCGAGCCGCCCGTCAGGGGCTCCGTCGTGTACTTGGTCGACCCCGAATTCCTCGCCGCTGAGATCCTCGAGCGACGAGGGGCTGACTACTGCGCCCGGCTCGCCGCCGAGCTCCTCGCCCCGATCCGAGGGCTGCGCGCTGGGGTGGCCTCATGACCTCCGTTGAAACCTGGCTGGACCCCAACGAACGGCAGCAACTTGTCGAATGCGAATCGGTCATCGAAGCCGGGCTGGCATCGTTCGTTGAGGTCGGTGTGGCGCTGGCCGAGGTCCGAGACTCCAAGTTGTACCGGCAGACGCACAGCACCTTCGAGGACTACTGCCGGGAACGATGGGGGCTCAAGCGTCAGCGGGCCTACGAGTTGATCGAGGCGTCAGACGTAACCCGCTCACTGTCGGAAATTTCCGACACGATGCCGAGCCGGGAGTCTCACGCCGCCGAGCTCGCCCCGCTGCGCAACGAACCCGAGCGGATGGCCGAGGCATGGAAGCAGGCCAACGACACGGCCGAAGAAGAAGGCCGCAAGGTAACGGCAGCAGATGTTCGCAAGGCGGTCCGCACCGAACCCGAACCTGATCGGTGGGAGCAGGCGGTTAGCGCCCATCCGTTCCTCGAAGGTCTCGCCCAACGGCACCAGGCCGAAGCGATCGACGGTGCACGACAACTCGCTGGCTTCACCGGCAACGAGCACGCTCACCGCCTCGAGATGTTCCGACGCTGCGCTGCCGCTGCACACAAGCAAGGCGACAATCCGCCCGAGTGGCAGCGATCAATGCAACTAGCGGACCTCGCCACCCACGTCTGCAACC
The sequence above is a segment of the Microthrixaceae bacterium genome. Coding sequences within it:
- a CDS encoding recombinase family protein, which translates into the protein MPQAAVIYCRISKDTGTALGVKRQERDCREWCERNGWVVAEVLVDNDKSAYSGKARPEYRRLLEGIASGTFDAIVAWHPDRLHRRPAELEEFIEAVEHHRVAVGMVTSGDYDLTTPEGRLTARIIGAVARKESEDKSRRLRRKHLELAESGSLAGGGRRPFGYEQDRVTPRESEAAEVRDAIDRVIAGESVRSITLDWRDRGIATVTGAAWSPTTVKRLLCSSRIAGLRSHNGKVAGPAVWPAIVDADLAARARVILEAGRGTAPAPGRRHLLTGFVYCGRCEVPFTSAPVLRKGIRYHRYACPPDRGGCGRCGISGARLDELVLADVIEVLGTADLSAAVADIGTDHQADPSSAVREIEARQTELAEMFAAAEITRTEWTTARDALERRLEVARSEVVDAAVQRRAGTVLAGVDDLAAALEVMTLDQRRAVIASVVDRVVIAPTTKANNQFDPSRVSITWKA